The Solanum lycopersicum chromosome 6, SLM_r2.1 genome has a window encoding:
- the LOC101262126 gene encoding uncharacterized protein isoform X2 has product MDKLESDMKKKDIEKFKKYEIEGNKYLIPTCFSDKTISGGNIFDVKTTKDGETSKVSRFPGHQSYANFNDGSSSASTPNSTSETPSNVRKRKYFPMRFSYLF; this is encoded by the exons ATGGATAAGTTGGAGAG cgacatgaagaagaaagataTTGAGAAGTTCAAGAAATATGAGATTGAGGGCAACAAGTATTTGATTCCCACATGCTTCTCAGACAAGACTATATCTGGAG GAAACATATTTGATGTAAAAACGACTAAAGATGGAGAAACCTCAAAAGTGAGCAG GTTTCCTGGTCACCAGTCCTATGCAAACTTTAATGATGGAAGCAGTAGCGCGTCAACACCAAATTCTACGAGTGAAACTCCATCAAATGTTCGTAAGAGGAAGTACTTTCCGATGAGATtctcatatttattttag
- the LOC101262126 gene encoding uncharacterized protein isoform X1 — MDKLERSFTCHNHIINSLEVLLFIFSSFSDMKKKDIEKFKKYEIEGNKYLIPTCFSDKTISGGNIFDVKTTKDGETSKVSRFPGHQSYANFNDGSSSASTPNSTSETPSNVRKRKYFPMRFSYLF, encoded by the exons ATGGATAAGTTGGAGAG GTCTTTTACATGTCATAACCATATTATAAACTCACTTGAGGTcctattgtttattttttcatcatttagcgacatgaagaagaaagataTTGAGAAGTTCAAGAAATATGAGATTGAGGGCAACAAGTATTTGATTCCCACATGCTTCTCAGACAAGACTATATCTGGAG GAAACATATTTGATGTAAAAACGACTAAAGATGGAGAAACCTCAAAAGTGAGCAG GTTTCCTGGTCACCAGTCCTATGCAAACTTTAATGATGGAAGCAGTAGCGCGTCAACACCAAATTCTACGAGTGAAACTCCATCAAATGTTCGTAAGAGGAAGTACTTTCCGATGAGATtctcatatttattttag